One window of the Pseudomonas lurida genome contains the following:
- a CDS encoding TonB-dependent receptor, whose product MSRTTTKIPASSPRMLASAIGVALSASSVAHLAQAAEDTEQQGQRNSISLGATSITGEEQDTTSYQVEKASSQKYTAPLVDTPRSVTVVPQQVLKDTAATSLQDALRTVPGITFGAGEGGNPQGDRPFIRGFDAQGDTYLDGVRDTGGQSREIFDIESIEVSKGPNSSFGGRGSAGGSLNLVSKTPQARDFTNGGFTYGSDQTRRYVLDVNRQFLDDSAAFRLNLMSHEQNVAGRDAINYDRWGVAPSLTFGLGTPTRVNLSYYHMESNDLPDSGIPYGYGSSTATAHVHDKPNDGGDSNNFYGLKDRDFRKTRADISTFSIEHDLNDSMTLKNTLRHGSTGQDYILTQPDDSKLNVNRFGTVWRRANSRVSTTTTTTNQTDVFGSFQALGFKHSYSTGLEFTGEETRVSSYTISPNANPICTVAKGNLGGQCTSLSNPNPDDAWSGSIARNYYGTATKATSRGAYVFDTIELDPKWLLNVGLRYDTFDTVANTDSATGRSKIKEDSQFFNWQAGLVWKPVENASLYASYATSATPAGGLVGEGSDGNPLSAGAATSDLQPEETVNYELGTKWDLFHDRLSLTAAVFRTEKKNTRILVDALTYQNAGESQVDGVELSASGKITDQWQVFAGYSYLDSELVKSGLNGRNGVVSSGSSKGNQMPNTPKNTFSLWTTYDLTPKLTIGGGAFYVDQVYGDAGNTVYVPSYTRYDAMASYKLSKNVDLQLNVQNLTDKTYYDKAFSTHFANQAAGRTALLSTNFHF is encoded by the coding sequence ATGTCGCGCACCACTACAAAAATACCTGCCAGTTCACCACGTATGCTGGCATCGGCCATCGGCGTTGCCCTCAGCGCCAGCTCTGTCGCCCACCTGGCGCAGGCGGCCGAAGACACTGAACAACAAGGCCAGCGCAACAGCATCTCCCTGGGCGCCACCAGCATCACCGGGGAAGAGCAGGACACCACCTCCTACCAGGTCGAAAAGGCCTCGTCGCAAAAGTACACCGCGCCGCTGGTCGACACGCCGCGCTCGGTCACCGTGGTGCCCCAGCAAGTGCTCAAGGACACCGCCGCCACTTCGTTGCAGGATGCGTTGCGCACCGTACCGGGCATTACGTTCGGCGCCGGCGAAGGCGGCAACCCCCAGGGCGATCGCCCGTTCATCCGTGGCTTTGATGCCCAGGGCGATACCTACCTGGACGGCGTGCGTGACACCGGCGGCCAAAGCCGCGAGATCTTTGATATCGAGTCGATCGAAGTCAGCAAAGGCCCGAACTCCTCGTTCGGCGGTCGCGGCTCGGCCGGCGGTAGCCTCAACCTGGTGAGCAAGACCCCACAAGCGCGGGACTTCACCAACGGCGGCTTTACCTACGGTTCCGACCAGACCCGCCGCTACGTACTCGACGTGAACCGCCAATTCCTCGACGACAGCGCCGCGTTCCGCTTGAACCTGATGAGCCACGAACAGAACGTGGCCGGCCGCGACGCGATCAATTACGACCGTTGGGGCGTGGCACCGTCGCTGACCTTTGGCCTGGGCACCCCGACCCGCGTCAACCTCAGCTACTACCACATGGAAAGCAACGACCTGCCGGACTCGGGCATTCCCTACGGCTACGGTTCGTCGACAGCCACCGCCCACGTGCATGACAAACCCAACGACGGCGGCGACAGCAACAACTTCTATGGCCTCAAGGACCGTGACTTCCGCAAGACCCGCGCCGATATCAGCACGTTCTCCATCGAGCACGACCTGAACGACAGCATGACGCTGAAAAACACCCTGCGCCACGGCAGCACAGGCCAGGATTACATTCTGACGCAGCCGGACGACAGCAAGCTCAACGTCAACCGGTTCGGCACCGTGTGGCGCCGCGCCAACAGTCGAGTCTCGACCACAACCACCACCACCAACCAAACGGATGTGTTCGGCAGCTTCCAGGCGCTGGGGTTCAAGCACAGCTACTCCACCGGGCTGGAGTTCACCGGCGAAGAAACCCGCGTGAGCAGCTACACCATCAGCCCCAATGCCAACCCGATCTGTACCGTGGCCAAGGGCAACCTGGGCGGCCAGTGCACCTCCCTGAGCAACCCGAACCCGGATGACGCCTGGTCCGGCAGCATCGCGCGCAACTATTACGGCACCGCCACCAAGGCCACCAGCCGTGGCGCGTATGTGTTCGACACCATCGAGCTGGACCCGAAATGGTTGCTGAACGTCGGCCTGCGCTACGACACCTTCGACACCGTTGCCAACACCGATTCCGCGACCGGCCGCAGCAAAATCAAAGAAGACAGCCAGTTCTTCAACTGGCAAGCCGGCCTTGTCTGGAAACCCGTGGAAAACGCCAGCCTCTATGCCTCCTACGCCACGTCGGCGACGCCTGCCGGTGGCCTGGTGGGTGAAGGGTCGGACGGCAACCCACTCTCGGCCGGTGCCGCCACCAGCGACCTGCAGCCGGAAGAAACCGTCAACTACGAACTGGGCACCAAATGGGACCTGTTCCACGATCGCCTGTCCCTGACCGCCGCGGTGTTCCGTACCGAGAAGAAAAACACCCGCATCCTGGTCGACGCCCTGACCTACCAGAACGCGGGTGAATCCCAAGTCGACGGCGTGGAGTTGTCCGCCAGCGGCAAGATCACCGACCAGTGGCAGGTGTTCGCGGGCTACAGCTACCTCGACAGCGAACTGGTCAAATCCGGCCTGAATGGTCGCAATGGCGTGGTCAGTTCGGGTTCAAGCAAAGGCAATCAAATGCCCAACACGCCGAAGAATACCTTCAGCCTGTGGACCACTTACGACCTCACCCCCAAGCTCACCATCGGTGGTGGCGCGTTCTACGTCGATCAGGTTTACGGCGATGCTGGCAATACCGTTTACGTACCGTCCTACACCCGCTACGACGCCATGGCCAGCTACAAACTGAGCAAGAACGTCGACCTGCAATTGAACGTGCAAAACCTGACCGACAAGACCTATTACGACAAGGCTTTCTCGACACACTTCGCCAACCAGGCGGCCGGTCGTACGGCCCTGTTGTCTACCAACTTCCACTTCTAG
- a CDS encoding Fe2+-dependent dioxygenase produces the protein MLLHIPGLFSPEEVQRIRHALENTDWADGKITAGHQSAKAKHNLQLPEGHPLAKEIGGAMLERLWNNPLFMSAALPHKVFPPLLNCYTAGGSFDFHIDNAVRQARGSHERVRTDLSSTLFFSDPDEYDGGELEIQDTFGLQRVKLPAGDMVLYPGSSLHKVNAVTRGARYASFFWTQSLVREDSQRTLLFEMDGAIQQLTRDVPDHPALIQLTGTYHNLLRRWVDV, from the coding sequence ATGCTGCTGCATATCCCCGGCCTGTTCTCTCCTGAGGAAGTGCAGCGCATTCGCCATGCCCTGGAAAACACCGACTGGGCCGACGGTAAAATCACCGCCGGGCACCAGTCCGCCAAGGCCAAGCACAACCTGCAATTACCCGAGGGCCACCCGCTGGCCAAGGAAATCGGCGGGGCGATGCTCGAGCGGTTATGGAACAACCCGCTATTTATGTCAGCGGCGTTACCGCACAAAGTCTTTCCGCCGCTGCTCAATTGCTACACGGCCGGTGGCAGTTTCGATTTCCATATCGACAATGCCGTGCGCCAGGCCAGGGGCAGCCATGAGCGAGTGCGCACCGACCTGTCATCCACGCTGTTCTTCAGCGACCCGGACGAGTACGACGGCGGCGAACTGGAGATCCAGGACACCTTCGGCCTGCAGCGCGTGAAGTTGCCGGCCGGCGACATGGTGTTGTACCCCGGCTCCAGCCTGCACAAAGTCAACGCCGTGACCCGTGGCGCGCGCTATGCCTCGTTCTTCTGGACCCAGAGCCTGGTGCGCGAAGACAGCCAGCGCACCCTGCTGTTCGAGATGGATGGCGCGATCCAGCAACTGACCCGCGACGTCCCCGACCACCCGGCGCTGATCCAACTCACCGGCACCTACCACAACCTGCTGCGCCGCTGGGTCGACGTCTGA
- a CDS encoding tetratricopeptide repeat protein: MGFLLRREEVLNVEQLQSMLDDSPVRAAQAILVAAKAGVVEAQALLGQILLEGRGIARDEALALRWFQIAAKGGHLMARNMAGRCLEQGWGCAADEAAAAREYRLAAEAGLDWAQYNYANLLATGRGVAEDPQQALSLYRQAAEQGHAKSMNLLGRYLEDGQVCPRDLDAAVDWYRRSAEGGDFRGQFSYAAVLADRGQVDVALEWLRKALAAGNLKFLRTAYQALASADDPQVRQMALDYHQRAMQLAQ; the protein is encoded by the coding sequence ATGGGCTTTTTATTGCGCCGTGAAGAAGTGCTCAACGTCGAACAACTGCAAAGCATGCTCGATGACTCGCCCGTGCGCGCAGCCCAGGCGATCCTGGTGGCGGCGAAGGCGGGTGTGGTGGAGGCCCAGGCCCTGCTCGGGCAGATCCTGCTGGAAGGCCGTGGCATTGCCCGTGATGAAGCGCTGGCGTTGCGCTGGTTCCAGATTGCGGCGAAGGGCGGACACTTGATGGCGCGTAATATGGCCGGGCGCTGTTTGGAGCAGGGTTGGGGGTGTGCGGCTGATGAAGCGGCAGCGGCGCGAGAGTACCGTCTGGCCGCCGAGGCCGGTTTGGATTGGGCGCAATACAATTACGCCAATCTGTTGGCCACCGGGCGCGGTGTTGCCGAAGACCCGCAACAAGCGCTGAGCCTATACCGCCAGGCAGCGGAACAGGGCCATGCCAAGTCGATGAACCTGTTGGGGCGATATCTGGAAGACGGTCAAGTGTGCCCAAGAGATTTGGACGCAGCCGTAGACTGGTACCGTCGTTCAGCCGAAGGCGGCGATTTTCGCGGGCAGTTCAGTTATGCAGCGGTGCTGGCGGACAGAGGCCAGGTTGACGTGGCGTTGGAGTGGTTGCGCAAGGCGCTGGCGGCGGGGAATCTGAAATTTCTGCGGACGGCGTACCAGGCATTGGCATCAGCGGATGATCCGCAGGTGCGGCAGATGGCTTTGGATTATCATCAACGAGCTATGCAGCTAGCCCAATAG
- a CDS encoding type III PLP-dependent enzyme, whose translation MSINVEDYFARATFDKMKAFADKQETPFVVIDTAMISQAYDDLRAGFEFAKVYYAVKANPAVEIIDLLKDKGSSFDIASIYELDKVMDRGVSPDRISYGNTIKKSKDIRYFYEKGVRLFSTDSEADLRNIAKAAPGSKVYVRILTEGSTTADWPLSRKFGCQTDMAMDLLILARDLGLVPYGISFHVGSQQRDISVWDAAIAKVKVIFERLKEEDGIHLKLINMGGGFPANYITRTNSLETYAEEIIRFLKEDFGDDLPEIILEPGRSLIANAGILVSEVVLVARKSRTAVERWVYTDVGKFSGLIETMDEAIKFPIWTEKKGEMEEVVIAGPTCDSADIMYENYKYGLPLNLAIGDRLYWLSTGAYTTSYSAVEFNGFPPLKSFYV comes from the coding sequence ATGTCGATCAACGTCGAAGATTATTTCGCGCGCGCCACGTTTGACAAAATGAAGGCGTTCGCCGACAAGCAAGAAACCCCGTTCGTGGTGATCGACACCGCGATGATCAGCCAGGCCTACGATGACCTGCGCGCCGGTTTCGAATTCGCCAAGGTCTATTACGCAGTCAAGGCCAACCCGGCTGTCGAGATCATCGACCTGTTGAAAGACAAGGGCTCGAGCTTCGATATCGCCTCGATCTACGAGCTGGACAAAGTCATGGACCGCGGCGTCAGCCCCGACCGTATCAGCTACGGCAACACCATCAAGAAATCCAAGGACATCCGCTACTTCTACGAGAAAGGCGTGCGCCTGTTCTCCACCGACTCCGAAGCCGACCTGCGCAACATTGCCAAGGCAGCCCCGGGTTCTAAAGTGTATGTGCGTATCCTTACCGAAGGCTCGACCACGGCTGACTGGCCTTTGTCGCGCAAATTCGGCTGCCAGACCGACATGGCCATGGACCTGCTGATCCTCGCCCGCGACCTGGGCCTGGTGCCGTACGGCATCTCGTTCCACGTGGGTTCGCAACAGCGCGACATCAGCGTATGGGACGCAGCGATCGCCAAGGTCAAAGTGATCTTCGAACGCCTGAAGGAAGAAGACGGCATCCACCTCAAGCTGATCAACATGGGCGGCGGCTTCCCGGCCAACTACATCACCCGTACCAACAGCCTGGAAACCTACGCCGAAGAAATCATCCGCTTCCTCAAGGAAGATTTCGGCGACGACCTGCCGGAAATCATCCTCGAGCCAGGCCGTTCGTTGATCGCCAACGCCGGCATCCTGGTCAGCGAAGTGGTACTGGTTGCGCGTAAATCGCGCACCGCCGTCGAGCGTTGGGTATACACCGACGTGGGCAAGTTCTCCGGCCTGATCGAAACCATGGACGAAGCCATCAAGTTCCCGATCTGGACCGAGAAGAAAGGCGAGATGGAAGAAGTGGTCATCGCCGGCCCTACCTGCGACAGCGCCGACATCATGTACGAGAACTACAAGTACGGCCTGCCGCTGAACCTGGCGATTGGTGACCGTTTGTACTGGCTGTCGACCGGTGCTTACACCACCAGCTACAGCGCGGTTGAGTTCAATGGCTTTCCGCCGTTGAAATCGTTCTATGTGTAA
- a CDS encoding osmoprotectant ABC transporter ATP-binding protein OsmV (Members of the family are the ATP-binding subunit of ABC transporters for substrates such as betaine, L-proline or other amino acids, choline, carnitine, etc. The substrate specificity is best determined from the substrate-binding subunit, rather than this subunit, as it interacts with the permease subunit and not with substrate directly.): protein MIELQNLTKTFQSNGKTVSAVNDVSLTVNEGEICVFLGPSGCGKSTTLKMINRLIKPTSGKILINGEDTTDLDEVTLRRNIGYVIQQIGLFPNMTIEENIVVVPKLLGWDKQKCHDRARELMSMIKLEPKQYLHRYPRELSGGQQQRIGVIRALAADAPLLLMDEPFGAVDPINREMIQNEFFEMQRALNKTVIMVSHDIDEAIKLGDKIAIFRAGKLLQIDHPDTLLAHPADEFVSNFVGQDSTLKRLLLVKAEDAADNAPSVSPETPVADALELMDEHDRRYMVVTCAENKALGYVRRRDLHRQTGTCGQYLREFNATAAYDEHLRILLSRMYEFNRSWLPVLDAERVFLGEVTQESIAEYLSSGKSRGGKTSIVSPAETALA, encoded by the coding sequence ATGATCGAACTTCAAAACCTGACCAAGACTTTTCAAAGCAACGGCAAGACTGTTTCTGCCGTCAACGACGTGAGCCTGACCGTCAACGAAGGCGAGATTTGCGTATTCCTCGGCCCCTCGGGTTGCGGCAAGAGCACCACGCTGAAGATGATCAACCGCCTGATCAAGCCCACCTCGGGCAAGATCCTGATCAACGGCGAAGACACCACCGACCTCGATGAAGTGACCCTGCGTCGCAACATCGGCTACGTGATCCAGCAGATCGGCTTGTTCCCGAACATGACCATCGAGGAGAACATCGTGGTGGTGCCCAAGCTGCTCGGTTGGGACAAGCAGAAATGCCACGACCGCGCCCGCGAGTTGATGAGCATGATCAAGCTGGAGCCCAAGCAGTACCTGCATCGCTACCCGCGCGAGTTGTCGGGCGGCCAGCAGCAGCGTATCGGCGTGATCCGCGCACTGGCGGCCGACGCGCCGCTGCTGCTGATGGATGAACCGTTCGGCGCGGTCGACCCGATCAACCGCGAGATGATCCAGAACGAGTTCTTCGAGATGCAGCGCGCGCTGAACAAGACCGTGATCATGGTCAGCCACGACATCGATGAAGCCATCAAGCTGGGCGACAAGATCGCCATCTTCCGCGCCGGCAAGCTGCTGCAGATCGACCATCCGGACACGCTGCTGGCGCACCCGGCCGACGAGTTCGTCAGCAACTTCGTGGGCCAGGACAGCACCCTCAAGCGCCTGCTGCTGGTGAAAGCCGAAGACGCGGCGGACAACGCCCCGTCGGTGAGCCCAGAAACCCCGGTGGCGGACGCCTTGGAACTGATGGACGAACACGACCGTCGCTACATGGTGGTCACCTGTGCCGAGAACAAGGCACTGGGGTATGTGCGCCGGCGCGACCTGCACCGTCAGACGGGCACCTGCGGCCAGTACCTGCGCGAGTTCAACGCCACGGCGGCGTATGACGAGCATTTGCGCATCCTGCTGTCGCGTATGTACGAGTTCAACCGTTCGTGGTTGCCGGTGTTGGATGCCGAGCGAGTGTTCCTGGGAGAAGTGACCCAGGAGTCGATTGCCGAGTACCTGAGCTCCGGTAAGTCCCGAGGGGGCAAGACCAGTATTGTTTCGCCTGCCGAGACTGCGCTGGCCTAA
- a CDS encoding ABC transporter permease codes for MEFLNAFSHLDWAQVLHLTWQHITLVGIAVILAILIGVPLGILMTRFPTLAGPLQASATVLLTVPSIALFGLLLPFYSKFGQGLGPMPAITAVFLYSLLPIMRNTYLALTGVEPGIREAAKGIGMTFGQRLRMVELPIAVPVILAGVRTAVVMNIGVMTIAATIGAGGLGVLILASISRSDMSMLIVGAVLVSLLAIFADLLLQWLQRSLTPKGLLK; via the coding sequence ATGGAATTTTTAAACGCCTTTTCCCATCTTGATTGGGCCCAGGTCCTGCACCTGACCTGGCAGCACATTACCCTGGTCGGCATCGCCGTGATCCTCGCGATCCTGATCGGCGTGCCCCTGGGCATCCTGATGACGCGCTTCCCGACCCTGGCCGGCCCATTGCAAGCCAGCGCCACGGTGCTGCTGACGGTGCCGTCCATCGCCCTGTTCGGCCTGCTGCTGCCGTTCTACTCCAAGTTCGGCCAGGGCCTGGGGCCGATGCCGGCGATCACTGCCGTGTTCCTCTACTCCCTGCTGCCGATCATGCGTAACACCTACCTCGCCCTGACTGGCGTGGAGCCAGGCATCCGCGAAGCCGCCAAAGGCATCGGCATGACCTTCGGCCAGCGCCTGCGCATGGTCGAATTGCCCATCGCCGTGCCGGTGATCCTCGCCGGGGTGCGCACCGCCGTCGTGATGAACATTGGTGTGATGACCATCGCCGCCACCATCGGCGCCGGTGGCCTGGGTGTACTTATTCTGGCTTCCATCAGCCGCAGCGACATGTCGATGCTGATCGTTGGCGCCGTGCTGGTCAGTCTCCTGGCCATCTTCGCCGACCTGCTTCTGCAATGGCTGCAACGCTCGCTGACCCCAAAAGGACTGCTCAAATGA
- a CDS encoding glycine betaine ABC transporter substrate-binding protein, whose translation MKRLTLILSCVLLFAGIAQAAEKPVIRIGARVFTEQTLLAEITSQYLRTKGYDARVTGGLGSNLARSAQESGQLDLIWEYTGVSLVAYNHVDEKLDSEQSYARVKELDAKKGLVWLSPSRFSNTYALALPENVAKEFPQINSISDLTQALAEKTKGTRLVALDTEFANRSDGMGGMVKLYDMNLTRKNTRQMDAGLVYTALRNGQVFAGLVYTTDGRLNAFKLKLLEDDKHYFPDYTAAPVIRQEYLDQHPTLAAELKPLADLFDDATMRQLNARVDVDHESPSAVAADFLRQHPIN comes from the coding sequence ATGAAAAGACTGACCCTGATATTGAGCTGCGTCCTGCTGTTTGCAGGTATTGCGCAAGCCGCCGAAAAACCTGTGATCCGCATCGGCGCCCGGGTGTTCACCGAACAGACCCTGCTCGCCGAAATCACGTCCCAGTACCTGCGCACCAAGGGCTATGACGCCCGTGTAACCGGTGGCCTGGGCAGCAACCTGGCACGCAGTGCCCAGGAGAGTGGGCAACTGGACCTGATCTGGGAATACACCGGCGTGTCGCTGGTGGCCTACAACCATGTCGACGAGAAACTCGACAGCGAACAGTCCTACGCAAGAGTGAAAGAACTCGACGCGAAAAAAGGCCTGGTCTGGCTCTCGCCGTCGCGCTTCAGCAACACTTACGCCCTGGCCCTGCCCGAGAACGTGGCCAAGGAATTCCCGCAGATCAACAGCATCAGCGACCTCACCCAAGCCCTGGCGGAAAAAACCAAAGGCACACGCCTGGTCGCGCTGGACACCGAGTTCGCCAACCGTTCCGACGGCATGGGCGGCATGGTCAAGCTGTATGACATGAACCTCACGCGCAAAAACACCCGGCAGATGGACGCCGGCCTGGTCTACACCGCCCTGCGTAACGGCCAGGTGTTTGCCGGCCTGGTCTACACCACCGACGGCCGCCTTAATGCCTTCAAGTTGAAGCTGCTGGAAGACGACAAGCACTACTTCCCCGACTACACCGCCGCGCCGGTGATCCGCCAGGAATACCTCGACCAGCACCCGACGCTCGCCGCTGAACTCAAACCACTGGCCGACCTGTTCGACGACGCAACCATGCGCCAGCTGAACGCGCGGGTCGACGTCGACCATGAAAGCCCTTCCGCTGTCGCCGCAGATTTCCTGCGCCAACATCCAATCAACTAA
- a CDS encoding ABC transporter permease, with amino-acid sequence MAIRYGKGLIGGAVVVALLALLVHWIGINTIELYRDDLLFYLQAHLILVLVSMLAAIVVGIPAGILLSRPNMVGRAERFMQIFNIGNTVPPLAVLAIALGVLGIGSGPAIFALFLASLLPIVRNTYEGLKNVQGSLKEAATGIGMTPRQVLFRVELPNAVPIIIGGVRVALAINVGTAPLAFLIGANSLGSLIFPGIALNNQPQLLLGAACTALLALLLDGLVTMASRLWLERGLRPS; translated from the coding sequence GTGGCTATTCGCTATGGCAAAGGGCTGATAGGAGGAGCGGTTGTCGTCGCTCTCCTGGCCCTGCTGGTCCACTGGATCGGCATCAACACGATCGAACTGTACCGCGACGATTTGTTGTTTTACCTGCAAGCACACCTGATCCTCGTTCTTGTCTCCATGCTGGCAGCCATCGTTGTAGGGATCCCCGCCGGTATCCTGCTCAGCCGACCGAACATGGTCGGGCGCGCAGAACGCTTCATGCAGATCTTCAACATCGGCAACACCGTCCCTCCCCTGGCCGTACTGGCCATCGCCCTCGGCGTCCTCGGCATCGGCAGTGGCCCGGCCATCTTCGCGTTGTTCCTCGCCTCGTTGCTGCCCATTGTGCGCAACACCTACGAAGGCCTCAAAAACGTTCAAGGCTCGCTCAAAGAAGCCGCCACCGGCATCGGCATGACGCCGCGCCAGGTGCTGTTTCGCGTGGAGTTGCCCAACGCCGTGCCAATCATCATCGGTGGTGTGCGCGTGGCCCTGGCGATCAACGTGGGTACCGCACCGCTGGCGTTCCTGATTGGCGCTAACAGCCTGGGCAGCCTGATCTTCCCTGGCATCGCCCTGAACAATCAGCCGCAATTGCTGCTCGGCGCCGCATGCACCGCGTTGCTGGCATTGCTGCTTGACGGTCTGGTGACCATGGCCAGCCGCCTCTGGCTGGAACGCGGGTTGCGTCCGTCTTAA
- a CDS encoding peptide chain release factor 3, which produces MTHQAAEVAKRRTFAIISHPDAGKTTITEKLLLMGKAIAVAGTVKSRKSDRHATSDWMEMEKQRGISITTSVMQFPYRDHMVNLLDTPGHEDFSEDTYRTLTAVDSALMVLDGGKGVEPRTIALMDVCRLRDTPIVSFINKLDRDIRDPIELLDEIEAVLKIKAAPITWPIGCYRDFKGVYHLADDYIIVYTAGHGHERTETKIIEKLDSDEARAHLGDEYDRFVDQLELVQGACHEFNQQEFLDGQLTPVFFGTALGNFGVDHVLDAVVDWAPRPLARVANERTVEPVEEKFSGFVFKIQANMDPKHRDRIAFMRICSGKYEKGMKMRHVRTGKDVRIGDALTFFSSEREQLEEAYAGDIIGLHNHGTIQIGDTFTEGEALGFTGIPHFAPELFRRVRLRDPLKSKQLRQGLQQLAEEGATQVFFPERSNDIILGAVGVLQFDVVASRLKEEYKVECSYEPITVYSARWIDCSDMKKLEEFSNKAVENLAVDGGGHLTYLAPTRVNLALMEERWPDVKFRATREHH; this is translated from the coding sequence ATGACCCACCAGGCCGCCGAAGTCGCGAAACGCCGCACTTTCGCCATTATTTCCCACCCCGATGCCGGTAAAACCACCATCACCGAGAAGCTCTTGCTGATGGGCAAGGCAATCGCAGTGGCCGGCACGGTGAAATCCCGCAAATCCGACCGCCATGCCACCTCCGACTGGATGGAAATGGAAAAACAACGGGGTATCTCCATTACCACGTCGGTCATGCAGTTCCCGTATCGCGACCACATGGTCAACCTGCTCGACACCCCGGGCCACGAAGACTTCTCCGAAGACACCTACCGCACCCTGACTGCAGTGGACTCGGCGTTGATGGTCCTCGACGGCGGTAAGGGCGTAGAGCCACGTACCATCGCGCTGATGGACGTGTGCCGTCTGCGTGACACGCCGATCGTCAGCTTCATCAACAAACTCGACCGCGATATCCGCGACCCGATCGAGTTGCTCGATGAAATCGAAGCCGTCCTGAAGATCAAGGCCGCGCCGATTACCTGGCCGATCGGTTGCTACCGCGACTTCAAGGGCGTGTACCACCTGGCCGACGACTACATCATTGTCTACACCGCCGGCCATGGTCACGAGCGCACCGAAACCAAGATCATCGAGAAACTCGACTCGGACGAAGCCCGCGCCCACCTGGGTGACGAGTACGACCGCTTTGTCGACCAGTTGGAACTGGTGCAGGGCGCCTGTCATGAGTTCAACCAGCAGGAGTTCCTCGACGGCCAACTGACCCCGGTGTTCTTCGGGACCGCCCTGGGCAACTTCGGTGTCGACCACGTACTCGATGCTGTCGTCGACTGGGCGCCGCGCCCACTGGCACGCGTGGCCAACGAGCGCACCGTGGAGCCGGTGGAAGAGAAGTTCTCGGGCTTCGTGTTCAAGATCCAGGCGAACATGGACCCCAAGCACCGCGACCGTATCGCCTTCATGCGCATCTGCTCCGGCAAATACGAAAAAGGCATGAAGATGCGCCACGTGCGCACCGGCAAGGACGTGCGCATCGGCGATGCCCTGACGTTCTTCTCCTCCGAGCGTGAACAGCTCGAAGAAGCCTACGCCGGCGACATCATCGGCCTGCACAACCATGGCACCATCCAGATCGGCGACACCTTCACCGAAGGCGAAGCGCTGGGCTTTACCGGCATCCCGCACTTCGCCCCGGAACTGTTCCGCCGCGTACGCCTGCGTGACCCGCTGAAATCCAAGCAACTGCGCCAGGGCCTGCAGCAATTGGCGGAAGAGGGCGCCACCCAGGTGTTCTTCCCCGAGCGCAGCAACGACATCATCCTCGGCGCCGTCGGCGTGCTGCAGTTCGACGTGGTCGCCAGCCGCCTGAAAGAGGAATACAAGGTCGAATGCTCCTACGAGCCAATCACCGTGTACTCCGCGCGCTGGATCGATTGCAGCGATATGAAGAAGCTGGAAGAGTTCTCCAACAAGGCTGTGGAAAACCTGGCGGTGGACGGCGGTGGTCACCTGACCTACCTGGCTCCGACCCGGGTGAACTTGGCGTTGATGGAAGAGCGCTGGCCGGATGTGAAATTCCGCGCGACCCGCGAGCACCACTAA